Genomic window (Nymphaea colorata isolate Beijing-Zhang1983 chromosome 1, ASM883128v2, whole genome shotgun sequence):
ATATACAAGTTTTCAGAATGTGCAGGCTCCAAATAGACCACCAAAGTTCAAGGATTCGACCCTACGAAGCCACTGTTAAAAACAAGAAGCACGTTTCAGATCCCTATTAGTAAAACTTTTCTTACCTCAGGTGTTGATCATAGAAGAAATTTACAGATATGTGGATATTCCTTTACATGGCATCCTCATGGTAAAGATGAAGCCCAAGCCCTAATCGTGCACAAGCTCTGCGAAATGCCATGGCTTCAGCCTTCTGTACTGGATCGCCATAGCTTGTATCATCAACAGACGCTGTTCCAGTCGATTCTCTGAAAATCTACATCAACATATGAAACATGTCATAAAATAATTTGTAATTATGGAGACATCAATGGGGCCAAGAATTGAACCAAGAAGCATGTGACTTGAATTTAGTTCAGCTCAAGTCAACTCGGTTCAACAAATTAATCAGGAACATAAGCCATCTCACTAGGACAAGTAAGCTGACCAGGAATGGGCTGAGTTACAGTCTATCAAATGCCCTAAGCTTGCCTCACGAGTCACTACGAACATGATCTGAACTTGAGCTATTTAAATAAATTCATGAACTAAGCATGGAAGCCTTGTTCAGTTCATTTGGCTCGTTCCTAGCCCTATATAAAGAAGGAGACTGGTAAGCataaaaagaagataggcaTTAAATTGATTTACGTTCTAGAAACATGGATGAAGGTCCATCTAGATGCACCTTTAACTTTTCAGCATACAGGCCTGATGGATATGGAACCCAGTGCGCacaatgaaaagtgaaaaaatcaaGGGCTCCTCAGCATACCTCTGAATCAACTCCATAAAGGGTCACACGGTAAACAACAGAGACGGACTTGCCATCAGGAGAATAGGTGATGCTCCTTACTTCACCAGACCATTCTACATTGTGAATTAGAAAGTATTAGATGGATTCACAACTCTAACAAAACAAATAATCCATCCTGCATGCtgcattttatttcttaatcaatTGTTTTGTAAAGCCTCTTCAGCATGCTCTggtaaaaaatcaaaacaaatggTTTTCCAAGGTTCACTGTGGCACTATTTACACAAATAACATAATGGAATAAACAAAGAGAGAACCGTGGTAGGACAAACCTGGTGCATGTACATTCATTATCCGGTTCACAATATGCCTGCATGAATTAAGAACACCAAAAGAATGCTTTAATCACAATCATAAAGCAGCGTAGAATGCAAATGTGGCCATTCTAAAGTCAGAAGCAGAAAcatttaaatttcaataagaCAGGAGGGGTATATCACTATGTTCAATCTTGGATTTAAAAGATGTGTTGAatcctaagtcacatgggtgggGGGTATGGGTGCAGGTGCAGAAGTACAAGTTTCGAaacagtaattttaaaaaatgttggtAAAGGGGCACGGTAAACTATATTAATATAGAACTATTCATGCATGACCCACAAAATTGAAGTGAAACAATTCTTAAAATTGATACACAATGCATCAAATATCATAGTTCATAGTTTCAGGAGTTCATAAATACAATCCcattaaattaaatattaaaagcaATTACAAGAT
Coding sequences:
- the LOC116263895 gene encoding DNA repair RAD52-like protein 1, mitochondrial isoform X1, giving the protein MSSSLRCLFRSSCSADPCIRSFLRRSALIRPSYYSSQSFSAPPYGATSTEGEEIPTSGISRPLSDILKELNKRVPDSLVKTRVEEGTSIKYIPWHIVNRIMNVHAPEWSGEVRSITYSPDGKSVSVVYRVTLYGVDSEIFRESTGTASVDDTSYGDPVQKAEAMAFRRACARLGLGLHLYHEDAIGFVGSNP